Below is a window of Deinococcus seoulensis DNA.
CAAGCCCGCGCCGGCCGCCCCGACGACGCGCAGGCCACCCTGGCCCCACTCCTGAGCGGCATCTACGCCGACGATCCGGTCGTGCTGCTCACCAGCGCCGAACTGGACCTCGCCCGGCAGGAACCCGCCCCGGCCGAGACGAAACTGAACCGCGTGGACCTGAAAACCAGCGCCGCCACCCGCACCCGCACCCTGACCCTGCTCGCCCAGGCGCAGGACGCCCAGGGCAAACCCGAAGCCGACCAGACCTACCGCGACGCCATCACCGGCGCCACCACCGAGGAACCCCGCGCCCGCCACGCCGCGTACCTGATCCGGCAGGGCCGGGAAGACGAGGCCCGCGCTCTGCTGGACGCCCTGGCCAAAACCGAGCAGAAGGCCAGCAGCCTCTACCGCCGCCAGGAACGCGAATGGTTCCAGATGGCCGCCGGACTGCGCAAAGAGCTGAAGTGAGCAGGTACGTGCATGACACCCTGACGGTCTGGGCGGCTCACGCACGCGCAGAGGCGGAGTTGGCCGGAGCGGTGAGGTTCGACCATTCCGCAGAGGAAGGGGAACCAAAGTCGGCTTTCTCCATGGCCTTCCGGACGGGATGGTACGACGATGATTTTGCCTTTTACCTTTACGGTGACAACCCTGCTGCGCTCCTGGCTGACTGCTCTGCGTCCTGGCTCACGCTGGATCAGCAGGCCACGTCGCGCATTCCATCTGGACAGGACTGGAATGCGCTGTATGTCATCAGTGGAGGGGCGGGTGACGAGTGGCGGGGCGAGGAGGTTCGTCCTCCGATGCCACACGGGTCAGTGGAAGTCGATGGGGTCACGTTCAGACTGCTGGGCACCTTTCCCGTCATCTCGAAGTTCTGAGACTCTAGGCCATCCTTATTACCCGGGTGATATTGCGTTTCTTTAATTCATCCGGGTAAAATACGGGCATGGATACCGAACCCACCTTCACCACCTTTGAGGGACACACCCGCCGCCTGACCGCGCCCCTCGCGGCCACCCTCAGCCTGTTGCACGCCGGGCCGCGCGCGGGCCTGCTGACCTTCGACGATCAGACAGGGCGCAGCGTTGACTTCGACCTGAGCGGCACCCTGGACGACGTACTGGCCCGCCACGCTCCCGAAACGCCCCGCACCGGCCCCGGCCGCCCGAAACTGGGCGTCGTGTCGCGCGAGGTCAGCCTGCTGCCCCGCCACTGGGAGTGGCTGGAACGCCAGCGCGGCGGGGCGTCGGCGGCGCTGCGGCGCCTGATCGACGAGGCCCGCAGGGCCGACCCGGACGGCGAACGCCGCGCGCAGGCCCAGGCGGCCGCCGACCGCTTCCTGGGCGTGATGGCGGGCGACCTGCCCGGTTACGAGGAAGCCACCCGCGCCCTGTACGCCGCCGACCGCGCCCAGTTCGAAGCTCAGGTGCAGGGCTGGCCTGACGACGTGCGCCTGCACGCCCTGTACCTTGCCGCGCCAGCCTTCCCCGTCGCGCCCGCGTCTACCCCCAGCCCCGCATGACCACCCCCGAAGGCCTGCGCGAGCACCGCCACACGCCGCGACCCGGCATCATCCGCATCACGCACGTGCCCAGCGGTCGCACGCACCTGCAGTGCAGCCCCGACGCACCCGCCCTGATCAACCGCACCCGCTTCGAGTTGCAGACCGGCACCCACCGCACGCCCGCGCTGCAACGCGACTGGAACACTGGCGGCCCGGACGCCCTGACTTTCGAACTGCTGGACGAACTCCCCCCACCCCGCACCGGGACCCGCACGCCCGCCGAACTGCGGGACGACCTGAAGGAGCTGCTGACGCTATGGCAGGAGACACTGAACATCCCACCGACAGGCTGACCAGATCCGCCACGCTCCCTCCCGGCACCCCGGCCGCCACGTTGCAAACCCTGGCCCGGCAGGAGGACGCCGGACTGCGCGCCGCCGTGGCGCAGCACCCGAACACGCCCCCGGCGTTGCTGGAAGCCCTGGCCGCCACCGAACCCGGCGCGGTCCTGAGCAACCCGGCCCTGCCGCTGCTGCGGCTGGCGCACCCGCGCCTGCTGCTGGACACGCCGCGCGCCACCCTGCTGGCCCTGATCGGCTGCCCCGCCGCGCCCGACTGGCTGCGGCGGCACGCCCTGTCCCACCCGGACGCCGGGGTGGTCGCAGCCGTGGCCAGTCACCCGGACCTGACGCCCGCCCAGCTGGCCGCACTGGCGAGGCACCCGGCGTGGCAGGTGCGTTCACGCGTAGCAGCCCGCCCAGACCTGCGGGACGACACACTGCGCGCCCTGGCCGCCGACCGTGATTACGGCGTGCGGATGTACGTCGCGGCCCGCCCCGACCTGCCGCCCGGCGTGCAGGCGCAGTTGCAGCAGGACGCGTCGGTGTTCGTGCGGCAGGTGCTGGCCCGCCGCGCGCCGTAGGGGACGGCGCGGTCACGGCACGAAAAAACCCCCAGCCGAAGCTGGGGGCTGCACTCCCGGTTGGGGGGACTTACTTGAGTTCGACGCGGGCGCCAGCAGCTTCCAGCTGGGCCTTGATCTTCTCGGCTTCGTCCTTGCTGATGCCTTCTTTCAGCGCGCCGCCCTTCTCGCTCATGTCCTTGGCTTCTTTCAGGCCCAGGCCAGTGATGGCGCGGATTTCCTTAATGACGTTGATCTTGCTGGCGCCGGCGTCAACGAGGATGACGTCGAACTCGGTCTTCTCTTCAGCGGCGGGGCCGGCAGCGGCGGCGGGGCCGGCGGCGACGGCGGCGGTGACGCCCCAGGTTTCCTTCAGACCGTCGATGAGGTCCGCGAGTTCCATGATGGTGAGCTGGCCGAGCTGGTCGATAAGAGCCTGTTTGTCGTAAGCCATGATGTGTTCCTCCGAAATTGAAGTGGGTGATGCTGAGAATGTGAATGAAGGGCGTTCCGGTGGGGAACGCTCAGGCGTTCAGGCCTGTTCTTCGAGTTTGGTCTTGTACGCTTCGAGGACGCCCACGAAGTTGCTGAGGTGCGCGCTGAGCACGCCCACCAGCTCGCCCTGCAGGCTCTGCTTGCTGCCCAGGCTGGCCAGACGCTCGACGACTTTCACGTCGACGCGGTTGCCCTCGACAAAG
It encodes the following:
- a CDS encoding variant leucine-rich repeat-containing protein; this encodes MAGDTEHPTDRLTRSATLPPGTPAATLQTLARQEDAGLRAAVAQHPNTPPALLEALAATEPGAVLSNPALPLLRLAHPRLLLDTPRATLLALIGCPAAPDWLRRHALSHPDAGVVAAVASHPDLTPAQLAALARHPAWQVRSRVAARPDLRDDTLRALAADRDYGVRMYVAARPDLPPGVQAQLQQDASVFVRQVLARRAP
- a CDS encoding GIY-YIG nuclease family protein; this encodes MTTPEGLREHRHTPRPGIIRITHVPSGRTHLQCSPDAPALINRTRFELQTGTHRTPALQRDWNTGGPDALTFELLDELPPPRTGTRTPAELRDDLKELLTLWQETLNIPPTG
- the rplL gene encoding 50S ribosomal protein L7/L12 — its product is MAYDKQALIDQLGQLTIMELADLIDGLKETWGVTAAVAAGPAAAAGPAAEEKTEFDVILVDAGASKINVIKEIRAITGLGLKEAKDMSEKGGALKEGISKDEAEKIKAQLEAAGARVELK
- a CDS encoding DUF2239 family protein, with the protein product MDTEPTFTTFEGHTRRLTAPLAATLSLLHAGPRAGLLTFDDQTGRSVDFDLSGTLDDVLARHAPETPRTGPGRPKLGVVSREVSLLPRHWEWLERQRGGASAALRRLIDEARRADPDGERRAQAQAAADRFLGVMAGDLPGYEEATRALYAADRAQFEAQVQGWPDDVRLHALYLAAPAFPVAPASTPSPA